From the genome of Acidobacteriota bacterium, one region includes:
- a CDS encoding archease, with translation MVSKPSFPLICGRYRLIDHTADVGIEVFGKSLPELFENAAFAMFHLMASLDSVSQKKAFSFSFEEESLEDLLHSWLGELLYRFSLDHLIFSHFQVEELGDNILRAKAFGERYDPTRHQLLLEIKAVTYHQLEVKKINALWGARVIFDT, from the coding sequence ATGGTGAGTAAACCCTCTTTCCCCCTTATCTGTGGTAGATATCGTCTAATCGATCATACTGCGGATGTCGGCATCGAGGTTTTTGGGAAGAGTTTGCCGGAGCTCTTTGAAAACGCTGCCTTTGCTATGTTTCATCTTATGGCTTCGCTTGATTCCGTATCTCAGAAGAAGGCGTTTAGTTTCTCTTTTGAGGAGGAGAGCCTAGAGGATCTTCTCCATTCCTGGCTTGGGGAGCTTCTATATCGGTTTTCGCTCGATCATCTTATCTTTTCCCACTTTCAAGTAGAGGAGCTTGGGGATAACATCCTCCGGGCTAAAGCCTTTGGCGAAAGGTATGATCCAACAAGACATCAATTATTACTTGAGATAAAAGCGGTTACTTACCATCAGCTTGAAGTTAAAAAGATTAACGCTCTTTGGGGAGCAAGGGTGATATTTGATACTTAG
- a CDS encoding site-2 protease family protein encodes MPIKERVIAKGGIKLFKIFGIQISLNYSWFIIFALIAWTLATGYFPQARPYLATSTYWVAGLISTLLLFVSVLLHELSHSLVALAHGLKIRGITLFIFGGVAQIAKEPEDAKTELRMAIAGPLSSLVLAVLFWGLSQFVKAVSPSSIAVTIFFYLFLINFILALFNLIPGFPLDGGRILRAHLWKKSGDQEKATKTASNVGRWFGNILLFLGFINLFWGRFLNGAWLILIGIFLQQAATEAYELANLLGSIAGIKVKEAMNEDVVSVSSQLALDYVVKEFFLRYRYNCFPVVDGEKLLGTITVDDVKEVPRELWSETEVYQAMKTLPKELIISPEDDVASSFKKMLYSGEKSLPVVEDGRLVGIITRGDVLKLFHLKRKFGGW; translated from the coding sequence GTGCCCATTAAAGAACGAGTGATAGCAAAAGGTGGGATAAAGCTATTTAAGATTTTTGGGATTCAAATTTCCTTGAACTACTCGTGGTTCATAATATTCGCCCTGATTGCTTGGACCTTAGCTACCGGTTATTTCCCTCAGGCTCGCCCTTATCTCGCTACTTCGACCTACTGGGTGGCAGGGTTGATAAGCACCCTTCTCCTTTTTGTTTCCGTTCTCCTTCATGAGCTGAGTCATTCCTTGGTTGCTTTAGCCCATGGCCTTAAAATAAGGGGGATTACCCTTTTCATCTTCGGCGGTGTTGCCCAGATCGCAAAGGAGCCTGAGGATGCAAAGACTGAACTGAGAATGGCGATAGCAGGGCCGCTGAGCAGTTTAGTTTTAGCTGTTTTGTTCTGGGGACTTTCTCAATTTGTAAAGGCAGTCTCGCCCAGTTCCATCGCCGTTACTATTTTCTTTTACCTATTTCTTATAAACTTTATCTTGGCTCTGTTTAATCTTATCCCTGGTTTTCCTCTCGATGGAGGAAGGATCCTCCGCGCTCACCTTTGGAAGAAGAGCGGGGATCAGGAGAAAGCGACCAAGACCGCGAGCAATGTGGGGCGGTGGTTCGGGAACATACTTCTCTTCCTCGGCTTTATCAATCTGTTCTGGGGTAGATTTCTCAACGGTGCTTGGTTGATCCTGATCGGGATTTTCCTCCAGCAGGCGGCAACCGAGGCGTATGAGCTTGCTAATCTTCTTGGAAGCATAGCCGGGATCAAGGTAAAAGAGGCGATGAACGAAGATGTAGTTTCTGTCTCCTCTCAGCTTGCCCTCGATTATGTAGTAAAGGAGTTTTTCCTCCGTTATCGCTATAATTGCTTCCCGGTTGTAGATGGTGAGAAGCTTTTGGGAACCATTACCGTTGATGATGTGAAGGAGGTTCCCCGGGAGCTCTGGAGCGAAACCGAGGTTTATCAGGCGATGAAGACCCTTCCTAAAGAGCTAATCATTTCTCCCGAAGACGATGTTGCCTCCTCCTTTAAGAAGATGCTTTATTCGGGAGAGAAATCTCTACCTGTGGTTGAAGATGGGAGGCTGGTCGGCATCATCACCCGGGGGGATGTCCTTAAACTCTTTCACCTGAAGAGGAAGTTTGGAGGATGGTGA
- a CDS encoding nuclear transport factor 2 family protein has protein sequence MFFIPGMIFSLPKKQLTLKETYDRYIEAVQKRDLKPLMSTVTEGKDFTFLPSSGRVISSPEGYSRFHIRWFSYPDWTIEFKLEEWCQSAEYGYFRTWYRYREKDKKGVWHEEEAYFTLIFHKEANGWKVVYDQITPIHK, from the coding sequence TTGTTTTTCATCCCGGGAATGATATTCTCCCTGCCTAAAAAACAACTCACTCTCAAGGAGACTTACGATCGGTATATCGAAGCGGTTCAAAAACGCGATCTAAAACCGCTTATGTCCACCGTCACCGAAGGCAAAGATTTCACCTTCCTCCCTTCTTCAGGTAGGGTAATCTCCAGTCCGGAGGGATATAGCAGATTTCATATTCGCTGGTTCTCATATCCAGATTGGACGATCGAGTTTAAACTTGAGGAGTGGTGCCAAAGTGCAGAATATGGATACTTTCGAACTTGGTATCGCTACCGGGAAAAGGATAAAAAGGGGGTCTGGCACGAAGAGGAGGCTTACTTCACCCTGATCTTTCATAAAGAAGCTAACGGCTGGAAGGTAGTCTACGACCAGATAACACCGATCCACAAATAA
- a CDS encoding winged helix-turn-helix transcriptional regulator, giving the protein MRELIKVRRTLSDKVRLCILKILQEGDELCVCEIMQALDISQTRASRNLGILRNAGIVTGRRGGV; this is encoded by the coding sequence ATGCGAGAATTAATTAAGGTGCGAAGGACATTATCTGATAAAGTGAGACTTTGCATTCTGAAAATTCTTCAGGAAGGGGATGAACTTTGTGTTTGTGAAATTATGCAGGCACTAGATATTTCACAAACAAGGGCATCTAGAAATTTAGGCATTCTCAGAAATGCAGGAATTGTAACCGGTAGACGCGGAGGGGTATAG